A genomic segment from Saprospiraceae bacterium encodes:
- a CDS encoding DEAD/DEAH box helicase has translation MSSTIKNQKEILGKLGIEKLNPMQEEAQLAIHSCPEVVLLSPTGTGKTLAFLLPIIAELDSEIEAVQALIIAPSRELAIQIEQVTREMGAGYKTNVVYGGRSFSKDVVDLKHPPAILIGTPGRVADHLRRQTISTDHIRVLVLDEFDKSLEIGFESEMSEITGTLPKLEKKILTSATQGVDIPAFVRLKAPTYINYLDEGIPQLKIKTILSPSKDKLETLVEALSHLGNQPGIIFCNFKDSIQRVSDYLTLNKISHGCFYGGMEQNDRERALIKFRNGTHQLIIATDLAARGIDVPAIKFIIHYHLPPRAEEFIHRNGRTARMDKEGTAYILQWDKEALPDFIQKVEVEELTWAPIPTPSPWETLFISGGRRDKISKGDIAGLCCKQGKLSSDEIGVIELKQDCAFVAVQASKVEELIPLINNSKLKKKKVRVTVI, from the coding sequence ATGTCAAGTACCATTAAGAACCAGAAAGAGATACTCGGTAAATTGGGTATTGAAAAACTCAACCCGATGCAAGAGGAAGCGCAATTGGCTATTCATTCTTGCCCAGAAGTCGTTTTGCTTTCTCCGACGGGAACCGGTAAAACCCTGGCCTTTTTATTGCCTATTATAGCCGAATTAGATAGCGAAATCGAAGCCGTCCAAGCCTTAATTATTGCCCCTTCCAGAGAACTCGCCATTCAAATCGAGCAGGTCACCCGGGAAATGGGGGCGGGGTATAAAACCAATGTCGTGTACGGGGGGCGATCCTTCTCGAAAGACGTGGTGGATTTAAAACATCCGCCTGCGATTCTGATAGGTACGCCTGGCCGAGTGGCCGATCATTTAAGGCGGCAAACCATTTCGACCGATCATATAAGGGTGTTAGTCCTTGACGAATTTGATAAATCACTGGAAATCGGTTTTGAATCCGAAATGAGCGAGATAACAGGAACCTTACCGAAGCTGGAGAAAAAAATACTGACCTCTGCCACCCAGGGCGTCGATATTCCAGCCTTTGTCCGTTTGAAAGCTCCCACCTATATCAATTATTTGGATGAAGGCATTCCGCAACTAAAAATCAAAACCATTCTTTCCCCTTCCAAGGATAAATTGGAGACCCTGGTGGAAGCCCTTAGCCACCTAGGCAATCAACCTGGCATCATCTTTTGCAATTTCAAAGATTCCATCCAACGGGTGAGCGATTACCTGACCCTCAATAAAATCAGTCACGGCTGTTTTTATGGCGGAATGGAACAAAATGACCGGGAAAGAGCCCTCATTAAATTTCGCAATGGCACCCATCAGTTGATTATCGCTACCGATCTGGCAGCCAGAGGTATCGATGTCCCTGCTATAAAATTTATTATCCATTACCACCTTCCACCAAGAGCCGAAGAATTCATCCATCGAAATGGCCGGACGGCGCGAATGGACAAGGAAGGAACGGCCTATATCCTGCAATGGGACAAAGAGGCTTTACCCGATTTTATCCAAAAAGTGGAAGTCGAGGAATTGACCTGGGCCCCTATCCCGACACCTTCTCCTTGGGAAACGCTCTTTATTTCTGGCGGAAGAAGGGACAAAATTTCCAAAGGAGATATTGCAGGCCTATGTTGTAAACAGGGTAAACTCAGCAGCGATGAAATAGGCGTTATTGAACTCAAGCAAGATTGCGCTTTTGTGGCGGTGCAGGCCTCAAAGGTGGAGGAACTCATTCCCTTGATTAATAACAGCAAGCTTAAAAAGAAAAAGGTCAGGGTGACGGTGATTTAG
- a CDS encoding DUF389 domain-containing protein: MEDKTPLTPPPRHKSLPLAFSELFYAIRDWFVELMDLKEGMDREGTIISIRNNKKMQGSNAWMLICSIMIASLGLNLNSPAVIIGAMLISPLMSPILGIGLAVGTNDREALVISMRHFGIAILIALVTSTLYFAITPLDQFTDEMKGRTAPTFLDGLVAVFGGLAGIISITRKDKSNAIPGVAIATALMPPLCVTGYGIAAGNVEIALNSFYLFFLNSFFIALTTYLIIRLLDFPFRAYVNDQEARRTRMMVTLFSLLIIIPSALILRSVITNLSKEQNIKAFVVDNFPKDCMDFRLFQPESEIKTATATFTQQIKKLFTLRQAPPKDSSTLVLQMLERTVPEDSFLYYENIMREQYGIDYTHFRAIPDYSIELENFDRKLQGQLSGKLNAVFDSLRIAQSTQIKESFRLKQQMEKLKSDSTVFSNIVADAKTLYEEIDYMSVIRNQFTDPTDQKKAIPVALISWKDKTPNSRQHEYEERLARFIKQKAKLDTIAIMRKTQ, encoded by the coding sequence ATGGAAGATAAAACACCTTTAACACCTCCACCAAGACATAAAAGTCTTCCGTTGGCTTTTAGTGAATTATTCTATGCGATCAGGGATTGGTTTGTTGAGTTAATGGATTTAAAGGAGGGGATGGATCGTGAAGGGACGATTATTTCCATCAGGAATAATAAAAAGATGCAGGGCTCCAATGCCTGGATGCTCATCTGCTCCATCATGATCGCTTCGTTAGGCCTTAATCTCAATTCGCCGGCTGTTATCATAGGTGCCATGCTCATTTCGCCATTAATGTCTCCTATTTTAGGTATTGGCTTAGCCGTTGGCACCAATGATAGGGAAGCTTTGGTCATTTCTATGCGGCATTTTGGCATCGCCATTCTGATTGCCTTGGTAACCAGCACGCTTTATTTTGCCATCACACCACTCGACCAGTTTACCGACGAGATGAAAGGGCGGACCGCCCCTACTTTTCTCGATGGGCTCGTCGCTGTTTTCGGCGGGTTAGCTGGTATTATTTCTATCACCAGAAAAGACAAAAGTAATGCCATACCGGGGGTTGCCATCGCCACCGCTTTAATGCCACCACTTTGTGTGACGGGATACGGGATTGCTGCCGGTAACGTCGAAATTGCCCTCAACTCTTTTTATCTCTTTTTCCTCAACTCCTTTTTTATTGCGCTCACCACTTATTTGATCATTCGGCTATTGGATTTTCCCTTTAGGGCCTATGTCAACGACCAGGAAGCAAGACGAACGCGAATGATGGTTACTTTGTTTAGCCTTTTAATTATCATTCCTAGCGCTTTAATCTTGCGCAGTGTGATTACCAATTTATCCAAAGAACAAAATATCAAGGCATTCGTGGTTGATAATTTCCCTAAAGATTGTATGGATTTTCGTTTATTTCAACCAGAGTCGGAAATCAAAACGGCTACGGCAACTTTTACGCAACAAATAAAAAAATTATTTACCCTACGACAAGCGCCACCCAAGGATTCCAGTACCCTGGTGCTCCAAATGCTGGAGCGTACCGTTCCGGAAGACTCTTTTCTTTATTACGAAAATATCATGCGGGAACAATACGGCATTGATTATACACACTTCCGTGCCATTCCTGATTATAGTATAGAATTAGAGAATTTCGACAGGAAATTACAAGGACAATTGAGTGGAAAATTAAATGCCGTATTTGACTCTTTGCGCATTGCTCAAAGTACCCAAATAAAGGAGAGCTTTAGGCTCAAACAACAAATGGAAAAACTAAAATCCGATTCTACTGTTTTTTCCAATATCGTAGCTGATGCCAAAACACTGTATGAAGAAATTGATTACATGAGTGTTATTCGAAACCAATTTACAGACCCAACAGATCAAAAAAAGGCCATCCCTGTCGCCTTGATCAGTTGGAAAGACAAAACGCCCAATAGTCGCCAGCATGAATACGAAGAACGGCTGGCACGCTTTATCAAACAAAAAGCTAAATTGGATACCATTGCTATCATGCGAAAAACCCAATAA
- the pncA gene encoding bifunctional nicotinamidase/pyrazinamidase, producing the protein MKALLLIDLQIDFCPNGALEVKEGDQVIPIANALMPHFDLVVATQDWHPADHGSFAANHPWRKPGQVIDLNGLPQVLWPIHCVQDSYGANFHPQLNQASITKVFVKGTDPNIDSYSGFFDNGHRKATGLGDYLKEKGVTEVYVMGLATDYCVKFTALDALSLGFQTHLIVDGSRGVNLQEGDVDQAIAEMKKKGVEVMRSEDILG; encoded by the coding sequence ATGAAAGCACTGCTACTAATCGATTTACAAATTGATTTCTGCCCAAATGGCGCACTTGAAGTAAAAGAAGGCGACCAGGTCATCCCTATCGCCAATGCACTAATGCCCCATTTCGACCTCGTCGTCGCTACCCAAGACTGGCACCCTGCCGATCATGGCAGCTTTGCCGCCAACCACCCCTGGCGCAAACCCGGGCAGGTGATCGACCTGAATGGATTGCCTCAGGTGCTATGGCCCATCCATTGTGTCCAAGATAGCTATGGTGCCAACTTTCACCCCCAGTTGAACCAAGCCAGCATTACCAAGGTATTTGTAAAAGGCACCGACCCTAACATCGATAGCTACAGCGGTTTTTTTGATAATGGCCACCGAAAGGCCACCGGCCTTGGGGACTACCTTAAGGAAAAAGGTGTAACGGAGGTCTATGTGATGGGATTAGCAACTGATTACTGCGTTAAGTTTACGGCATTAGATGCCCTCTCCCTAGGCTTCCAAACCCACCTGATTGTCGACGGCTCCCGCGGCGTAAATTTGCAGGAAGGGGATGTCGATCAGGCGATTGCCGAAATGAAAAAGAAAGGGGTTGAAGTAATGAGATCTGAGGATATTTTGGGATAA
- the prmC gene encoding peptide chain release factor N(5)-glutamine methyltransferase: MNSSEAYREFIKTLQPEIEEREAKSIARIVFEDVFHIYSSSSTAVFTTEQAEVLQKMADRLKKQEPLQHILGVADFFGLKFKVSPAVLIPRPETEELVDWILEIGKHENWVTGLDIGTGSGCIPIVLQSKRPDWQLSGLDVSKEALAMAQLNADNNKVDITWLNVDILQEASWPQLGTFDFIVSNPPYIPHQERALMPAQVLDYEPTIALFVDDEDPLLFYREIGRFALRHLKAGGYLFFELNEFNAEKVVELLTEQGYEHIQLQQDLQGKNRMLLGRNKSNNKSLALRNVKYH, from the coding sequence ATGAATAGCAGCGAAGCTTACCGTGAATTTATAAAAACACTTCAACCCGAGATCGAGGAAAGAGAAGCGAAAAGTATCGCTCGGATTGTCTTTGAAGATGTCTTCCACATCTATTCTTCTTCCAGCACCGCTGTTTTCACTACGGAACAAGCTGAAGTCTTACAAAAAATGGCTGATCGCCTGAAAAAACAGGAGCCGCTGCAGCATATTTTAGGTGTAGCTGATTTTTTCGGCTTAAAATTCAAAGTTAGTCCGGCAGTACTCATACCACGACCAGAAACGGAGGAATTGGTGGACTGGATATTAGAGATAGGGAAGCATGAAAATTGGGTAACAGGGTTGGATATTGGCACAGGAAGCGGTTGCATCCCCATTGTGCTACAATCCAAACGACCCGATTGGCAATTGTCGGGCCTTGATGTTAGCAAGGAGGCTTTGGCAATGGCCCAATTAAATGCCGACAACAATAAGGTAGACATAACATGGCTAAACGTGGACATTCTTCAGGAGGCTTCATGGCCACAGCTGGGAACCTTTGATTTTATCGTCAGTAATCCGCCGTATATTCCTCATCAGGAAAGGGCGCTGATGCCCGCTCAGGTGCTAGATTATGAACCGACTATAGCCTTGTTTGTAGACGATGAAGATCCGCTGCTTTTTTATCGGGAAATTGGCCGCTTTGCTTTAAGGCATTTGAAGGCTGGTGGTTATTTGTTTTTCGAATTGAATGAATTCAATGCCGAAAAGGTGGTTGAGCTGTTGACCGAGCAAGGCTATGAGCATATCCAGCTTCAGCAAGACTTGCAGGGAAAAAACCGGATGTTGCTTGGTAGAAACAAGTCTAATAATAAAAGCCTAGCTTTGCGGAATGTCAAGTACCATTAA
- a CDS encoding ABC transporter ATP-binding protein, producing the protein MIKAYGIHKSYNNLHVLKGVNLEINAGEIVSIVGKSGAGKSTLLHILGTLDQPDDGSLRINDQDVVRLNNRKLAQFRNQNIGFVFQFHHLLPEFTALENVCIPGYIHQTAETKVVARAKEILHYLGLADRLTHKPNQLSGGEQQRVAVARALINQPAVVFADEPSGNLDSTSSQELHQLLFSLRKDFGQTFVVVTHNEELAKMSDRRLEMQDGHLLDSPQK; encoded by the coding sequence ATGATTAAAGCTTACGGCATACATAAATCTTATAACAATTTACACGTATTAAAAGGGGTTAACCTGGAAATTAATGCGGGAGAAATTGTTTCCATAGTTGGAAAATCCGGTGCTGGGAAAAGTACCCTACTGCATATCCTGGGCACCCTCGATCAGCCAGATGATGGGAGTCTACGCATTAACGACCAAGATGTTGTGCGCCTAAATAACCGGAAGTTGGCACAATTCCGCAACCAAAACATTGGTTTTGTGTTCCAATTTCACCACCTGCTGCCAGAGTTTACTGCCTTGGAAAATGTCTGTATTCCTGGCTACATCCATCAAACTGCGGAGACGAAAGTGGTCGCAAGGGCCAAAGAAATTCTCCATTATTTAGGCTTGGCAGATCGGCTTACCCACAAACCCAACCAGCTTTCGGGTGGTGAACAACAGCGTGTGGCGGTAGCTCGTGCTTTGATCAATCAACCAGCCGTTGTGTTTGCGGATGAACCCTCTGGCAACCTCGATTCCACTTCCTCCCAGGAGTTACACCAATTGCTTTTTAGCTTGCGGAAAGATTTTGGTCAAACCTTTGTTGTCGTCACTCACAATGAAGAGCTGGCCAAAATGAGCGATCGCCGTTTGGAAATGCAAGACGGCCATTTATTGGACTCCCCACAAAAATAA
- a CDS encoding DUF4249 domain-containing protein, whose translation MKVKNSLNALIIIILSLPIYGCNGLPVTTIEIATPKEPSKMIIHAYFLNTDTALWIHLHKSTSLFELDTLESGLLGDLAGATAQLFNDNGLLSSFQYGLQGNPQNILNYSSHLAAPLETYGSKLSIKVNHPAYAEITSTQFFPTHVPIESAKLIKNAGIVLSNGENSHAIQITFKDPAQEANFYQVRIVSRLPNDQTDRSILRVSSSDPIFTTGEFGRTTLEVSDESFDGSSYIFNFFLMEEIPEEHLLYFTWRTITKEWYEYIKSNRQQFVSNGFLNNFSEPLNIISNVEGGLGIFGLGTEEKILLQE comes from the coding sequence ATGAAAGTAAAAAATAGTCTTAACGCTTTGATCATTATCATTCTTTCTCTCCCCATTTATGGATGCAATGGCCTTCCCGTCACGACTATCGAAATTGCTACCCCAAAGGAACCCTCTAAAATGATTATTCATGCCTATTTCTTAAATACAGATACCGCTTTATGGATACATCTTCATAAGAGTACAAGCTTGTTTGAGTTAGACACACTTGAAAGTGGCTTGCTTGGTGATCTGGCAGGTGCCACGGCTCAATTATTTAACGACAATGGCTTGCTTAGTTCTTTTCAATATGGCTTACAAGGCAACCCTCAAAACATCCTTAATTATAGTAGTCATCTTGCTGCTCCACTAGAAACCTATGGATCAAAATTATCCATCAAAGTTAATCATCCAGCCTATGCGGAAATAACAAGTACACAGTTTTTTCCGACCCACGTCCCCATTGAATCCGCCAAACTTATTAAGAACGCAGGAATTGTTTTGAGCAATGGAGAAAATTCTCACGCTATACAAATCACATTTAAGGATCCGGCCCAGGAGGCTAACTTCTATCAGGTAAGGATCGTTAGTCGTTTGCCCAATGATCAAACAGATCGTAGCATCCTGAGGGTTTCGTCTTCAGATCCGATCTTTACCACTGGAGAATTTGGAAGGACTACCCTTGAAGTAAGTGATGAAAGTTTTGATGGTTCTTCCTACATCTTTAATTTTTTTCTTATGGAAGAAATCCCAGAGGAACATCTTCTCTATTTCACATGGCGAACCATTACAAAGGAATGGTATGAATATATCAAATCAAATAGGCAGCAATTTGTTTCTAACGGGTTTTTAAATAACTTTTCTGAACCACTAAATATCATTAGCAATGTAGAAGGGGGCTTAGGTATCTTTGGTCTAGGTACGGAAGAAAAAATCCTACTTCAAGAATAG
- a CDS encoding tetratricopeptide repeat protein, which yields MRTRKNVLLALVLLLSTPMFAQRTTVFTEANLSYKKGEAFMQKGLLGQAQAEFRQTINNLGPVNESEAELLLTKAQFKYAKCAIQLGQPDGEKLMLDFIRTQSPDPIANEALVEVAHFYFDEEEYEKAIEYYAQVPTGGMTREERSEVRFKMGYAFFVQKKFSNAKSNFLEIKDFETEYYYPSNYYLGLCHFFEGSYNDAIKQFRIVEKSQKYKTYIPYYLTQIYFAERRYDELIAYAEPRLQDVGIKKLPETTQLVGQAYFEKGNYERALPYLEYYAERSAKLREEEWYQLGFTQHQMGQYKKAVQSLKELNGVDSRIGQSAMYYLADSYLKTGDRQSARTSLAQAKRMTYDPTIQEEANFNYAKLSYELKDPREAIDALQIVQPTSRYYIEAQSLMSEIFLNYRDYQQALNVIEKMPNKTPQIQESYQKVAYLRGLQLLQNNDLEGAKAHLYKSQQFPIDIRTKALASYWLADIANREKQYDTSIRLMNQFLTVAKTQNNLPDESSLFTGNYLMGYNYLKQENYNSALGYFRECIEGIKRNKSFISSDDVKENILGDALMRTGDAYFKRNQYNEAVNYYDQAIDGRFGGFVYAIYQKAIIEGLRNRVSDKLIALERIANEFPQSSYADEALLQLGITYQEIGQLNRAIEPLRKLITDYRNKSNLINQGLLQLGLLSYNQGNLEAAINYYKQVFSNNPEPGEANLALAALEEIYIDDLGKADDYFSFLETIPGYKVDNFAKDSINFKAAEAQFENGNYQRAVDAYTDYIRKFPTGSYLLTAYFHRGESYSILRQYSPAFKDYDFVVSKGTSRYYVKALEKGAIIAYNHEQNFNKSFELYTLLESAATNEDMRFEAQLGSLRSAYRIGNTQAVYSLAGKVANSPSASQQQVATANFYLGKIAFDRKEYDNALTTFEKVKKLSDNEQTAEARYLIAYIYYLKRQLDTAQNLCINANKESSGYPYWVAKSVLLLSDIFAEKGDLYNAKAVLEALLENYKEDEDLISSARTKLATINKQLNQTSRLDLGGDSNRLEFDEGGNNNNKNN from the coding sequence ATGAGGACAAGAAAGAATGTTTTGCTTGCATTGGTGCTATTGTTATCAACACCTATGTTTGCACAAAGGACGACCGTTTTCACTGAAGCCAACCTTTCCTATAAAAAAGGAGAAGCTTTTATGCAGAAAGGGTTATTAGGCCAGGCACAAGCCGAATTCAGACAAACCATCAACAACTTGGGGCCCGTCAATGAGTCAGAAGCAGAGCTCCTACTCACTAAGGCCCAGTTCAAGTATGCCAAATGCGCCATACAGCTTGGCCAGCCAGATGGTGAAAAATTGATGCTTGATTTTATACGGACCCAATCGCCGGACCCCATTGCCAATGAGGCTTTGGTAGAAGTGGCCCACTTCTATTTTGATGAAGAAGAATATGAAAAGGCCATCGAATACTATGCCCAGGTACCTACCGGTGGCATGACGCGGGAGGAACGATCTGAAGTCAGATTCAAAATGGGTTATGCTTTTTTTGTACAGAAGAAATTTAGCAACGCGAAGTCTAATTTCTTAGAAATAAAAGACTTTGAAACGGAATATTACTATCCTAGTAATTATTACCTCGGGTTATGTCATTTCTTTGAAGGTAGTTACAATGATGCGATCAAACAATTTAGGATTGTAGAAAAATCGCAAAAATACAAGACTTATATTCCTTATTACCTTACCCAGATCTACTTTGCCGAGCGCCGGTATGATGAACTAATTGCCTACGCAGAGCCTCGCTTGCAAGATGTTGGCATTAAAAAATTGCCAGAGACCACCCAATTAGTTGGGCAGGCCTATTTTGAAAAAGGAAATTATGAGCGTGCCCTACCCTATCTTGAGTACTATGCAGAAAGGAGCGCGAAGTTAAGAGAAGAAGAATGGTACCAATTGGGCTTTACCCAGCACCAAATGGGGCAATACAAAAAGGCGGTTCAAAGTCTCAAGGAACTAAATGGTGTAGATAGCCGGATTGGGCAATCTGCCATGTATTACCTGGCGGATAGTTATCTAAAGACAGGGGATCGGCAATCTGCCCGCACCTCGCTGGCTCAGGCCAAAAGAATGACCTATGACCCTACTATCCAGGAGGAGGCCAACTTCAATTATGCCAAGTTATCTTATGAATTGAAAGATCCTAGAGAAGCCATTGATGCGCTGCAAATCGTCCAGCCAACTTCCAGGTATTACATTGAGGCACAGTCATTAATGAGTGAAATCTTCCTCAATTATCGCGACTATCAGCAAGCCTTGAATGTGATCGAAAAAATGCCAAACAAGACACCACAAATCCAGGAGAGTTACCAAAAGGTGGCTTACCTGCGTGGACTTCAATTGTTACAAAACAATGACCTGGAAGGCGCAAAGGCTCACCTGTACAAATCTCAGCAATTTCCGATAGACATCCGAACCAAAGCGCTGGCTAGCTATTGGCTGGCTGATATCGCCAATCGGGAAAAACAATACGATACCAGTATCCGTCTGATGAACCAGTTTTTGACGGTCGCCAAAACCCAGAATAACTTACCAGATGAGTCATCGCTTTTTACGGGCAATTATTTGATGGGCTATAATTACTTAAAGCAGGAAAACTATAATTCTGCCCTTGGGTATTTTAGAGAATGCATTGAAGGTATTAAACGCAATAAAAGTTTTATCAGCAGTGATGACGTGAAAGAAAACATTCTTGGAGATGCCCTCATGCGTACCGGCGATGCCTATTTCAAACGCAATCAGTACAATGAAGCCGTCAACTACTACGATCAGGCCATCGACGGGCGCTTTGGAGGTTTTGTTTATGCCATTTACCAAAAAGCGATCATAGAAGGGCTTCGGAACCGCGTCTCTGATAAATTGATCGCCCTCGAAAGGATTGCCAATGAGTTTCCGCAGTCCTCTTATGCAGACGAAGCCCTGCTGCAACTGGGCATCACCTATCAAGAAATTGGTCAACTCAATCGGGCAATTGAGCCACTTAGGAAATTAATAACCGATTATCGGAATAAATCGAACCTAATCAACCAAGGGCTGTTGCAACTAGGGTTGCTTAGCTATAACCAAGGCAACCTGGAAGCTGCGATTAATTACTACAAACAAGTTTTTAGTAATAACCCGGAACCAGGCGAAGCCAACCTTGCCCTTGCCGCACTTGAAGAAATTTATATTGATGACCTTGGAAAAGCTGATGATTACTTTTCTTTCCTGGAAACCATTCCGGGTTATAAAGTGGATAATTTTGCCAAGGATTCAATCAATTTCAAAGCAGCTGAAGCCCAATTCGAAAATGGCAATTACCAGCGTGCTGTTGATGCTTACACCGATTATATCCGCAAATTTCCAACGGGTAGCTACCTTTTGACGGCTTATTTCCATCGGGGAGAATCCTATAGTATCCTTCGCCAATATTCGCCTGCCTTCAAAGATTATGACTTTGTGGTGAGCAAGGGCACCAGCCGCTATTATGTAAAAGCCTTGGAAAAAGGAGCCATCATTGCTTATAATCACGAGCAAAACTTCAATAAGTCTTTTGAATTGTATACCCTCCTGGAAAGCGCTGCTACCAATGAAGATATGCGCTTTGAAGCCCAGTTGGGCTCCTTGAGGAGTGCCTATCGAATTGGCAATACCCAGGCCGTTTATTCGCTGGCAGGGAAAGTGGCCAATAGCCCCAGCGCTTCGCAACAACAGGTGGCAACTGCCAACTTCTATTTAGGAAAAATTGCCTTTGATAGAAAGGAGTATGACAATGCCTTGACCACTTTTGAAAAGGTCAAAAAACTTAGTGATAACGAACAAACAGCCGAAGCCAGGTACCTGATCGCTTACATTTATTACCTCAAGCGACAATTAGACACCGCACAAAACCTTTGTATCAATGCCAACAAAGAAAGTTCGGGTTACCCTTATTGGGTAGCGAAGAGTGTACTGCTGTTATCAGACATTTTTGCAGAAAAGGGAGACCTCTACAATGCCAAGGCAGTACTGGAAGCCTTACTTGAAAACTATAAAGAGGATGAAGATTTAATTTCCTCTGCCAGGACCAAATTAGCGACCATCAACAAACAGCTAAATCAGACTAGTCGCCTGGATTTAGGTGGAGATTCTAATCGCCTGGAGTTTGACGAAGGTGGTAATAACAATAATAAAAATAACTAA
- a CDS encoding sodium:solute symporter yields MVNFTLGTVDIVIMVLYTVSMIVYGVYKGKRESSEDYFLAGRNLLWPVVGISLFAANISSTTLVGLAGDAYSTGISVFNYEWSAVVILIFFSIFFLPFYLSSKVYTMPEFLERRFDARSRYYFSFTTIIGNVLIETAAPLYIGAVIFEQVFPNISSWVIILLLAVAAAAYTIPGGLSSVVHTEVIQAILLIIGSIILTFYTLDAVGGWDNVIAAMQKKHEAGVLPNSPDDMLSLIRPMNDTSVPWTGLLFGVPILGFYFWANNQFMVQRTLSAKNLNHGRWGSLFAGLLKLPVLFIMVLPGAMALAIPESIFPHLENPDLVYPALVFNLLPTVLKGLVLAGLLAAMSSSISATLNSASTLITMDFITKLKPDLSGKQLVRAGQLATIVLVILAAIWAPQIKEFDSLFKYLQQVLAYIAPPVVAAFLLGLFWKRANGHGAFAGFIFSALISVMYILNSDGIAQAFQAVIPAWVLVDDAGVHSIHFLHQAFMLFLIAILVIVGVSLATPAPPPEKLKNAIYTRKIFDDDTASLKGLVWYKNYRILSLLLLILTTILVISFW; encoded by the coding sequence ATGGTTAACTTTACCCTTGGTACTGTTGATATCGTTATTATGGTATTGTACACAGTGTCTATGATCGTTTATGGCGTTTACAAAGGGAAACGAGAGAGTTCAGAGGATTACTTTTTGGCGGGTAGGAACCTGCTTTGGCCAGTGGTCGGGATTTCATTATTTGCCGCCAATATTTCCAGTACTACTTTGGTGGGTTTGGCAGGTGATGCCTACAGTACGGGCATATCTGTGTTCAACTACGAATGGTCCGCGGTCGTTATCCTGATTTTCTTTTCTATTTTCTTTCTGCCCTTTTATTTAAGTTCCAAGGTATATACCATGCCGGAGTTCCTGGAACGTCGATTTGATGCCCGATCCAGGTACTATTTTTCTTTTACGACCATCATTGGTAATGTTTTAATAGAAACGGCTGCGCCCCTGTATATTGGAGCGGTTATTTTTGAACAAGTATTTCCCAATATTTCTTCCTGGGTCATCATTTTGCTACTGGCAGTTGCAGCGGCAGCCTATACCATTCCCGGGGGACTTTCCTCTGTGGTCCACACTGAGGTAATTCAGGCTATTTTACTCATCATTGGCTCTATCATTCTTACTTTTTATACCCTGGATGCTGTGGGCGGATGGGATAATGTCATAGCTGCCATGCAAAAAAAACATGAGGCAGGGGTTTTACCCAATTCGCCAGACGATATGCTGAGTTTGATTCGGCCGATGAACGACACTTCCGTTCCCTGGACGGGCCTTTTATTCGGTGTTCCCATTTTAGGTTTCTACTTTTGGGCGAATAATCAATTCATGGTACAACGCACTTTGAGTGCCAAAAATTTAAATCATGGGCGTTGGGGAAGCCTTTTTGCGGGTTTGCTAAAACTACCTGTTTTATTCATAATGGTATTACCTGGTGCCATGGCTTTGGCCATCCCTGAAAGCATTTTCCCTCACCTGGAAAACCCGGATTTGGTTTATCCTGCTTTGGTATTCAATCTCTTGCCAACGGTTTTAAAGGGGCTGGTTTTGGCGGGTCTGCTGGCGGCAATGTCCTCCAGTATCAGCGCTACCCTAAATTCAGCCTCTACCTTGATTACCATGGACTTTATCACCAAACTTAAACCTGACTTATCGGGCAAACAATTGGTCAGGGCTGGTCAGTTAGCGACGATCGTTCTGGTCATATTAGCGGCTATTTGGGCACCACAAATCAAGGAATTTGATTCTTTGTTCAAATACCTGCAGCAAGTATTAGCCTACATTGCGCCGCCAGTAGTTGCCGCCTTCCTCCTTGGTTTATTTTGGAAACGTGCCAATGGACATGGTGCATTTGCCGGATTTATCTTTTCGGCGCTTATTTCTGTGATGTATATTCTCAATAGCGATGGTATTGCGCAGGCCTTCCAAGCGGTGATACCCGCCTGGGTCTTGGTTGATGATGCGGGTGTTCACTCCATTCACTTTCTTCACCAAGCCTTTATGCTCTTTCTGATCGCTATTTTGGTCATTGTCGGTGTCAGTCTGGCAACGCCCGCACCACCTCCAGAAAAACTCAAAAATGCCATTTATACACGCAAAATTTTCGATGATGATACCGCCTCCCTAAAAGGGTTGGTCTGGTATAAAAACTATCGAATATTAAGCCTCCTTTTGTTAATCCTAACGACGATCTTAGTGATTTCCTTCTGGTAA